Proteins co-encoded in one Malus sylvestris chromosome 7, drMalSylv7.2, whole genome shotgun sequence genomic window:
- the LOC126630450 gene encoding agamous-like MADS-box protein AGL80, with protein MARKKIKLAYIRDDVSRKVTFKKRKNGLMKKVRELSILCGIDVSAIVYSQYDTKPDVGSCRDVARRIVTRFKQMPERDKSKNMLNQESFLRQQILKAQEQLKKQIKENQEKEIMVQSMRGSLPADWLQNLSGTDLNGLLLSIEKNIEAIEEEMQEA; from the coding sequence AtggcaagaaaaaaaattaagcttGCATACATAAGAGATGATGTTTCAAGAAAAGTCACCttcaagaaaaggaagaatGGGCTGATGAAGAAGGTAAGGGAACTTAGCATTCTTTGTGGAATTGATGTATCTGCTATCGTTTATAGCCAGTATGATACCAAACCAGATGTTGGTTCGTGCCGAGATGTAGCCCGACGAATTGTCACAAGGTTTAAGCAGATGCCGGAGAGggacaaaagcaaaaatatgcTGAATCAAGAGAGTTTTCTTAGGCAACAGATACTTAAAGCTCAGGAGCAgttgaaaaaacaaattaaggaAAACCAAGAGAAGGAAATTATGGTACAATCTATGCGCGGGAGCCTCCCAGCTGACTGGTTGCAGAATTTGAGTGGTACGGATTTGAACGGCTTGTTGTTGTCGATTGAGAAAAATATAGAAGCAATTGAGGAAGAAATGCAAGAGGCTTGA
- the LOC126630451 gene encoding late embryogenesis abundant protein 6-like: MQAVKDKINEIGAMKKVKEEARAEERAEKEIAKARADVAHEVRLAKEAEAAMSLHVAKAGEIARAGDKAAHEHEIKAKRAADGTNTTHGHGASPSELAGAGGHPAYKRMP, translated from the exons atgCAGGCAGTGAAGGACAAGATAAATGAAATAGGCGCCATGAAAAAGGTCAAGGAGGAGGCCAGGGCCGAAGAGAGG GCTGAGAAGGAAATAGCAAAGGCGAGAGCAGACGTAGCTCATGAGGTGCGATTGGCTAAAGAAGCTGAAGCAGCAATGTCACTGCATGTGGCCAAGGCTGGGGAGATTGCCAGAGCTGGAGACAAGGCAGCACATGAACATGAAATTAAGGCTAAGCGTGCGGCTGATGGTACGAACACTACACATGGACATGGAGCTTCTCCTTCTGAACTGGCCGGTGCGGGAGGTCATCCAGCTTATAAACGCATgccctaa